The proteins below are encoded in one region of Amycolatopsis acidiphila:
- the recQ gene encoding DNA helicase RecQ, whose translation MTSTETVSDALGVLRRVFGYDSFRGEQEAIISHVVDGGDALVLMPTGGGKSLCYQIPSLVRDGVGVVISPLIALMQDQVDALRALGVRAGFLNSTQDHHQRREVEAAYLANELDLLYLAPERLRLESTAALLGRGKVALFAIDEAHCVSQWGHDFRPDYLGLSELHERWPDVPRIALTATATAATHAEIATRLNLGEAKHFVASFDRPNIQYRIVSKNSPQKQLLDLLRTEHAGDAGIVYCLSRNSVEKTAEFLVQNGIPAVPYHAGLDSRTRAANQARFLREDGLVVVATIAFGMGIDKPDVRFVAHLDLPKSVEGYYQETGRAGRDGLPSTAWLAYGLQDVVQQRKMIDTSEGDAAHRRRLGTHLDAMLALCETVECRRVQLLNYFGQQGEPCGNCDTCLTPPESWDGTIAAQKLLSTVYRLQSERRQKFGAGQVIDILLGKRTPKVGQHNHDELTVFGIGTELSESEWRGVVRQLLAQGLLAVEGDYGTLVLTEASGEVLGRRREVRFRREPKREPRAARAGRSAKAAVEMPSEAAPLFEKLRAWRADTAKDQGVPAYVIFHDATLRQIATERPSTLAALGNVSGVGESKLAKYGQQILDTLAG comes from the coding sequence GTGACTTCCACCGAAACGGTCTCCGACGCACTCGGCGTGCTCCGGCGCGTCTTCGGCTACGACTCCTTCCGGGGCGAGCAGGAGGCGATCATCAGCCACGTCGTCGACGGCGGCGACGCGCTCGTGCTGATGCCCACCGGCGGTGGCAAGTCGCTGTGCTACCAGATCCCCTCGCTGGTGCGCGACGGCGTCGGCGTGGTGATCTCGCCGCTCATCGCCCTGATGCAGGACCAGGTGGACGCCCTGCGGGCGCTGGGCGTGCGGGCCGGGTTCCTCAACTCCACGCAGGACCACCACCAGCGCCGCGAGGTCGAGGCCGCCTATCTCGCGAACGAGCTGGACCTGCTCTACCTCGCGCCGGAACGGCTGCGGCTGGAGTCCACGGCCGCGCTGCTGGGCCGGGGGAAGGTCGCGTTGTTCGCGATCGACGAGGCGCACTGCGTGTCCCAGTGGGGGCACGACTTCCGGCCCGACTACCTGGGCCTGTCGGAGCTGCACGAGCGGTGGCCGGACGTCCCGCGCATCGCGCTCACCGCGACCGCGACCGCGGCGACGCACGCCGAGATCGCGACGAGGCTGAACCTGGGCGAGGCGAAGCACTTCGTCGCGAGCTTCGACCGGCCGAACATCCAGTACCGGATCGTGTCCAAGAACAGTCCGCAGAAGCAGCTGCTGGACCTGCTGCGCACCGAGCACGCCGGGGACGCGGGCATCGTCTACTGCCTGTCGCGCAACTCCGTGGAGAAGACCGCGGAGTTCCTGGTGCAGAACGGGATTCCGGCGGTGCCCTACCACGCGGGGCTGGACTCGCGCACGCGGGCGGCGAACCAGGCGCGGTTCCTGCGGGAGGACGGGCTCGTGGTGGTCGCGACGATCGCGTTCGGCATGGGCATCGACAAGCCGGACGTCCGGTTCGTCGCGCACCTGGACCTGCCGAAGTCGGTCGAGGGCTACTACCAGGAGACCGGCCGCGCGGGCCGTGACGGGCTGCCGTCGACAGCCTGGCTCGCCTACGGGCTGCAGGACGTCGTGCAGCAGCGCAAGATGATCGACACGTCCGAGGGCGACGCGGCGCACCGGCGCCGGCTCGGGACGCACCTGGACGCGATGCTGGCGTTGTGCGAGACGGTCGAGTGCCGGCGCGTGCAGCTGCTGAACTACTTCGGCCAGCAGGGCGAGCCGTGCGGCAACTGCGACACCTGCCTGACCCCGCCGGAGTCGTGGGACGGCACCATCGCCGCGCAGAAGCTCCTGTCCACTGTGTACAGACTGCAGAGCGAGCGGCGGCAGAAGTTCGGCGCGGGGCAGGTCATCGACATCCTGCTGGGCAAGCGGACGCCGAAGGTCGGCCAGCACAACCACGACGAGCTCACCGTGTTCGGCATCGGCACGGAGCTGTCCGAGAGCGAATGGCGCGGCGTCGTGCGGCAGCTGCTGGCGCAGGGGCTGCTCGCGGTCGAGGGCGACTACGGCACGCTCGTGCTGACCGAGGCGAGCGGGGAGGTGCTCGGGCGGCGGCGCGAGGTCCGCTTCCGCCGTGAGCCGAAGCGCGAGCCCCGCGCCGCGCGGGCGGGCCGGAGCGCGAAGGCCGCGGTGGAGATGCCGTCCGAGGCGGCGCCGCTGTTCGAGAAGCTGCGTGCTTGGCGCGCGGACACGGCGAAGGACCAGGGCGTCCCGGCGTACGTCATCTTCCACGACGCGACCCTGCGGCAGATCGCCACCGAACGTCCCTCGACGCTGGCCGCGCTGGGCAACGTCAGCGGGGTGGGGGAGAGCAAGCTCGCCAAGTACGGGCAGCAGATCCTGGACACGCTGGCGGGGTAG
- a CDS encoding LacI family DNA-binding transcriptional regulator, whose translation MTGAEEREAMTATLGAVAKQAGVSVSTASRAFNEPGRLSPATVDRVVAAARELGYQPNHAARSLATGRRGSIALVVPDVANPVFASFVKAAQAQGWQQRQAVLLADTDESPELERRLVERLVPQVDGIVLCSSRLDLAELVSLDAGTRVVLVNREVPQLPSVLVDVSTGIRQAVEHLHALGHRRLAYVQGHPLSWSNSERLRLITEHAGRLGLALEVLNPQSPTYDGGIAAAASIRACGATAVVTYNDLVALGAMAQLTAMGVTVPGDVSVIGVDDIAMATMSVPPCTTISVPMDRAGRVSIEVMQGLLGGHQAEPPLVRLETQLKVRGSTGPA comes from the coding sequence ATGACGGGTGCCGAGGAGCGCGAGGCCATGACAGCGACGCTGGGAGCGGTGGCGAAACAGGCCGGGGTGTCGGTCTCCACGGCGTCCCGTGCCTTCAACGAACCCGGCCGGCTCTCGCCCGCGACGGTGGACCGGGTGGTCGCCGCCGCGCGGGAGCTGGGGTATCAGCCCAACCACGCGGCCCGCTCGCTCGCGACCGGGCGCAGGGGGAGCATTGCGCTCGTCGTGCCCGACGTGGCGAACCCGGTGTTCGCGTCGTTCGTCAAGGCCGCGCAGGCCCAGGGATGGCAGCAGCGCCAGGCGGTCCTGCTCGCCGACACCGACGAAAGTCCTGAGCTCGAACGCCGGCTCGTCGAACGCCTTGTGCCGCAGGTCGACGGGATCGTGCTGTGCTCCTCGCGGCTCGACCTCGCCGAGCTGGTCTCGCTCGACGCCGGCACGCGCGTGGTCCTGGTCAATCGCGAGGTCCCGCAACTGCCGTCGGTCCTGGTCGACGTCTCCACCGGCATCCGCCAGGCCGTCGAGCACCTGCACGCCCTCGGCCACCGCAGGCTCGCCTACGTGCAGGGCCATCCGCTGTCCTGGTCCAACTCCGAGCGCCTGCGCCTCATCACCGAGCACGCCGGCCGCCTGGGTCTGGCGCTGGAGGTGCTGAACCCGCAGTCCCCGACCTACGACGGCGGGATCGCCGCCGCCGCGAGCATCCGCGCCTGCGGCGCCACCGCCGTGGTCACCTACAACGACCTCGTCGCGCTCGGCGCGATGGCGCAGCTGACCGCGATGGGGGTCACGGTTCCCGGTGACGTCAGCGTGATCGGCGTCGACGACATCGCGATGGCCACGATGTCGGTGCCCCCGTGCACCACCATCTCCGTGCCGATGGACCGGGCCGGGCGTGTCAGCATCGAGGTGATGCAGGGCCTGCTCGGCGGGCACCAGGCCGAACCGCCCCTGGTCAGGCTCGAGACGCAGCTGAAGGTCCGCGGGTCCACCGGTCCCGCCTGA
- a CDS encoding ParA family protein, whose product MSTEQPPARSAAAMSAAANLQLTIATEGEPEAVDTAVQPGKVNGKPQLGPTGRPWREIPDPPLLDKHGPATVLAMCNQKGGVGKTTSTINLGAALAEYGRRVLLVDFDPQGALSVGLGVQPHELDQTVYNAIMERAVTADNVLRKTRVEGMDLLPSNIDLSAAEVQLVAEVGREHTLLRVLQPVLSGYDYVLVDCQPSLGLLTVNALTAADGVVIPLECEFFSLRGVALLIDTIEKVRERLNPKLDITGILATMFDPRTLHSREVMARVVEAFGDTVFDTVINRTVRFPETTVAGEPITRWAPKSAGAMAYRALAREVIAR is encoded by the coding sequence ATGTCGACAGAGCAGCCTCCGGCCAGATCGGCCGCGGCCATGTCGGCCGCCGCGAACCTTCAGCTGACCATCGCGACAGAGGGAGAACCCGAGGCTGTGGACACGGCCGTGCAGCCCGGCAAGGTGAACGGGAAGCCCCAGTTGGGCCCCACCGGCAGGCCGTGGCGGGAGATACCGGACCCGCCCCTGCTCGACAAACACGGTCCCGCGACCGTGCTCGCGATGTGCAACCAGAAGGGCGGCGTCGGCAAGACCACCTCGACGATCAACCTGGGTGCTGCGCTGGCCGAGTACGGCCGCCGCGTGCTGCTGGTCGACTTCGACCCGCAGGGCGCGCTGTCGGTGGGCCTCGGCGTGCAGCCGCACGAACTGGACCAGACGGTCTACAACGCGATCATGGAACGGGCCGTCACGGCGGACAACGTGCTGCGCAAGACCCGGGTCGAGGGCATGGACCTGCTGCCGAGCAACATCGACCTGTCCGCCGCCGAGGTGCAGCTGGTGGCCGAGGTCGGCCGCGAGCACACGTTGCTCCGGGTACTGCAACCGGTGCTCAGCGGCTACGACTATGTTCTGGTCGACTGCCAGCCATCGCTCGGGTTGCTCACGGTGAACGCGCTCACTGCCGCGGACGGCGTGGTCATCCCGCTGGAGTGCGAGTTCTTCAGCCTGCGTGGCGTGGCTTTGTTGATCGACACGATCGAGAAGGTACGCGAGCGCTTGAACCCCAAATTGGACATCACCGGCATCCTGGCCACCATGTTCGACCCCAGGACCCTGCATTCGAGAGAGGTCATGGCACGCGTGGTCGAGGCGTTCGGTGACACCGTGTTCGACACGGTGATCAACCGCACCGTGCGGTTCCCCGAGACCACCGTGGCCGGGGAGCCGATCACCCGCTGGGCACCCAAGTCCGCCGGCGCGATGGCGTATCGCGCGCTGGCCCGTGAGGTGATCGCTCGGTGA
- a CDS encoding alcohol dehydrogenase catalytic domain-containing protein → MQTRAAVLHAPGDIRVETVPVREPGEHEVLIEVEAVGLCGSDLHYFESGHNGANELRRPTVLGHEISGTVRETGQGGSLRTGTRVAVEPAVPCGKCRTCREGRYNVCPQGTCLGSPPTDGGIAGLLVVREEFAHELPAGMPADAGAVIEPLAVACWAVRRARVALGERVLVLGAGPIGVLVAQAARAAGAAEVTITDVNPFRLSVAAGLGLHAVRAPELDIAPVDVLIECSGARQAFWSGLESVRHGGRAALVSQAPPTVDGLPLALLQRREIDLLPVFRYAHAFPPAIALAAGGAVRLGELVTATFALEHTADALRAARTDPEQLKIVIHPGD, encoded by the coding sequence ATGCAGACCCGAGCGGCCGTCCTGCACGCGCCCGGCGACATCCGCGTCGAAACCGTGCCCGTGCGCGAGCCGGGCGAGCACGAGGTGCTCATCGAGGTCGAGGCCGTCGGCCTGTGCGGTTCCGACCTGCACTACTTCGAGTCGGGCCACAACGGCGCGAACGAGCTGCGCCGCCCGACCGTGCTGGGACACGAGATCAGCGGCACGGTGCGGGAGACCGGCCAGGGCGGGTCGCTGCGGACCGGTACGAGAGTGGCGGTGGAACCCGCCGTCCCATGTGGGAAATGCCGTACCTGCCGGGAAGGCCGGTACAACGTCTGTCCACAAGGGACCTGTCTGGGCTCGCCGCCGACCGACGGCGGGATCGCCGGGTTGCTGGTGGTGCGGGAGGAGTTCGCGCACGAGCTCCCGGCCGGGATGCCCGCGGACGCCGGCGCGGTGATCGAACCGCTCGCGGTCGCGTGCTGGGCGGTGCGCCGGGCGCGCGTCGCACTCGGCGAGCGCGTGCTGGTCCTGGGCGCGGGCCCGATCGGCGTGCTGGTCGCGCAGGCGGCGCGGGCCGCGGGCGCGGCGGAGGTCACCATCACCGACGTCAACCCGTTCCGGCTGTCGGTCGCCGCAGGGCTCGGCCTGCACGCCGTGCGCGCGCCGGAGCTGGACATCGCCCCGGTCGACGTGCTGATCGAGTGTTCCGGCGCCCGGCAGGCGTTCTGGTCCGGGCTGGAGTCGGTCCGCCACGGCGGCCGCGCCGCGTTGGTCAGCCAGGCACCGCCCACAGTGGACGGTCTGCCGCTGGCCCTGCTGCAGCGGCGGGAGATCGACCTGCTCCCGGTCTTCCGGTACGCCCACGCGTTTCCGCCCGCGATCGCGCTGGCGGCCGGTGGCGCCGTCCGCCTCGGCGAGCTCGTCACCGCCACCTTCGCTCTCGAGCACACGGCCGACGCGCTACGTGCCGCGCGGACCGACCCCGAGCAGCTGAAGATCGTGATCCACCCCGGCGACTGA
- a CDS encoding cobyrinic acid a,c-diamide synthase: protein MSRRASLPGASELFRLTSSPALEPVAPRPVEVPRPSGEGQQREQLERSGNTRRGSGRQKHDSKITVYVSGDELVAMEQARLALRAQHGLVIDRGRLVREAVAVLLADFDQHGPDSVLVQRLREREYDAEEATGS, encoded by the coding sequence GTGAGCAGGCGAGCCTCCCTGCCCGGGGCCTCGGAACTCTTCCGCCTGACCAGCAGTCCCGCCCTCGAGCCCGTCGCGCCGCGCCCGGTCGAGGTACCGCGCCCGTCCGGCGAGGGACAGCAGCGGGAGCAGCTGGAGCGCAGCGGCAACACCCGGCGTGGTTCCGGCAGGCAGAAGCACGACTCCAAGATCACGGTCTACGTCTCGGGCGACGAGCTGGTCGCGATGGAGCAGGCGCGCCTCGCGCTGCGCGCACAGCACGGCCTGGTCATCGACCGCGGCCGGCTGGTGCGCGAGGCGGTGGCGGTCCTGCTCGCCGACTTCGATCAGCACGGGCCGGACTCGGTGCTGGTCCAGCGGCTGCGCGAGCGCGAGTACGACGCCGAAGAAGCCACCGGGTCGTGA
- a CDS encoding segregation and condensation protein A: MTGTPEPAPAAGPGPGAEEGPSAKFKVRLSNFEGPFDLLLQLISQHQLDVTEVALHQVTDDFIAYTRALGSEWDLDETTEFLVVAATLLDLKAARLLPAADVEDEDDLALLEARDLLFARVLQYRAYKQVAELFSELEAGALRRYPRSVALEDRYLGLLPEVMLGVSPEKFREVALSVFRPKPPPTVSLDHLHMGRVSVREHAALLRVRLAEAGTATFGELVSDCEHTIEVVARFLALLELYREATVQFEQAEALGTLNVRWIGGSPEQAAEEAEQDRTRVEEEEYG; this comes from the coding sequence GTGACCGGCACTCCGGAACCGGCCCCGGCTGCCGGGCCGGGGCCCGGGGCCGAGGAGGGCCCGTCCGCGAAGTTCAAGGTGCGCCTGTCGAACTTCGAGGGCCCGTTCGACCTGTTGCTGCAGCTGATCTCCCAGCACCAGCTGGACGTCACCGAGGTCGCGCTGCACCAGGTGACCGACGACTTCATCGCCTACACGCGGGCGCTGGGGTCGGAGTGGGACCTGGACGAGACCACCGAGTTCCTGGTGGTCGCGGCGACGCTGCTCGACCTCAAGGCCGCGCGGCTGCTGCCCGCGGCGGACGTCGAGGACGAGGACGACCTCGCCTTGCTGGAGGCGCGTGACCTGCTGTTCGCCCGGGTGCTGCAGTACCGGGCGTACAAGCAGGTCGCCGAGCTGTTCTCGGAGCTGGAAGCCGGTGCGCTGCGGCGGTACCCGCGGTCGGTGGCGCTGGAGGACCGGTATCTCGGGCTGCTGCCGGAGGTGATGCTGGGGGTCAGCCCGGAGAAGTTCCGGGAGGTGGCACTGTCGGTGTTCCGGCCCAAGCCGCCGCCGACGGTGTCGCTGGACCACCTGCACATGGGCCGGGTGTCGGTCCGGGAGCACGCGGCGTTGTTGCGGGTGCGGCTGGCGGAGGCGGGCACGGCGACCTTCGGGGAGCTGGTGTCGGACTGCGAGCACACGATCGAGGTCGTGGCGCGCTTCCTGGCGCTGCTGGAGCTTTACCGGGAGGCGACCGTCCAGTTCGAACAGGCCGAGGCGCTGGGCACGCTGAACGTGCGGTGGATCGGCGGATCGCCGGAGCAGGCCGCCGAGGAGGCCGAGCAGGACCGGACCCGCGTCGAGGAAGAGGAGTACGGGTGA
- a CDS encoding NAD(P)-dependent oxidoreductase yields the protein MPLLPETEGMIGAAELRAMKPSALLVNVGRGPLCDEQTLYEVCGTARSRPPRSTSGEGQARENLVVRG from the coding sequence GTGCCGCTGCTGCCCGAAACCGAAGGCATGATCGGCGCGGCGGAGCTGCGCGCGATGAAGCCCTCCGCGCTGCTGGTCAACGTCGGGCGCGGGCCGCTGTGCGACGAGCAGACGCTCTACGAAGTTTGCGGGACCGCGAGATCGCGGCCGCCGCGCTCGACGTCTGGCGAAGGCCAGGCGCGCGAGAACCTGGTGGTGCGCGGATGA
- the manD gene encoding D-mannonate dehydratase ManD — translation MTGRIETADVIVASPGRNFVTLKLVTSDGVVGWGDATVNGRELAVAAYLSEHVVPLLIGRDADRIEDTWQYLYRGAYWRRGPITMAAIGAVDMALWDIKGKVAGLPVYQLLGGAVRDKVLAYTHATGADTPALLDAVREKLDRGFRAVRVQSGIPGLDTVYGVGGGTGYEPAGRGARPAEELWDTGRYLRHIPGVLAEVRAMTGPEVKLLHDVHHRLTPTEAAGLGKALEGLDLFWLEDVTPAENQELLRQVRRHTTVPLAIGEVFNTVWDCRELITERLIDYIRTCVVHAGGISHVRKIFQLAELYQVAAAPHGPSDVSPVNLAASLHVGLATYNFAVQEYMGYPALTEEAFPHAYSCSDGYLHPGDAPGLGVELDEEFAARHPYQRAYLPVARLADGTVKDW, via the coding sequence ATGACCGGCCGGATCGAGACGGCGGACGTGATCGTGGCGAGCCCCGGCCGCAACTTCGTCACGCTCAAGCTCGTCACCTCCGACGGCGTGGTCGGCTGGGGCGACGCGACGGTCAACGGGCGCGAACTGGCCGTCGCCGCGTACCTCTCCGAACACGTCGTTCCGCTGCTGATCGGCCGCGACGCCGACCGGATCGAGGACACCTGGCAGTACCTCTACCGCGGCGCGTACTGGCGGCGCGGCCCGATCACGATGGCCGCGATCGGCGCGGTCGACATGGCGTTGTGGGACATCAAGGGCAAGGTCGCCGGGCTGCCGGTGTACCAGCTGCTCGGCGGAGCCGTGCGCGACAAGGTGCTCGCCTACACCCACGCCACCGGCGCGGACACCCCGGCGCTGCTCGACGCCGTTCGGGAGAAGCTCGACCGCGGCTTCCGCGCGGTCCGCGTGCAGAGCGGGATCCCGGGCCTGGACACGGTGTACGGCGTCGGTGGCGGAACCGGCTACGAACCGGCGGGCCGCGGCGCGCGTCCCGCCGAGGAGCTGTGGGACACCGGCAGGTACCTGCGGCACATCCCCGGCGTGCTCGCCGAGGTGCGGGCGATGACCGGTCCCGAGGTGAAGCTGCTGCACGACGTGCACCACCGGCTCACGCCCACCGAGGCGGCCGGGCTGGGCAAGGCGCTGGAGGGGCTCGACCTGTTCTGGCTGGAGGACGTGACCCCCGCCGAGAACCAGGAGCTGCTGCGGCAGGTCCGCCGGCACACGACGGTGCCGCTCGCGATCGGCGAGGTGTTCAACACCGTGTGGGACTGCCGCGAGCTCATCACCGAGCGGCTCATCGACTACATCCGCACCTGCGTGGTGCACGCGGGCGGGATCTCCCACGTGCGCAAGATCTTCCAGCTCGCCGAGCTGTACCAGGTGGCCGCCGCGCCGCACGGGCCCTCGGACGTCTCGCCGGTGAACCTCGCCGCCTCGCTGCACGTCGGGCTGGCGACCTACAACTTCGCCGTCCAGGAGTACATGGGCTACCCGGCGCTGACCGAGGAAGCGTTTCCCCACGCGTACTCCTGTTCGGACGGCTACCTGCATCCTGGCGACGCGCCGGGGCTCGGCGTCGAGCTGGACGAGGAGTTCGCCGCACGCCACCCGTACCAGCGGGCGTACCTGCCAGTGGCCCGGCTCGCCGACGGCACCGTGAAGGACTGGTGA
- a CDS encoding mannitol dehydrogenase family protein, translating into MTGIVHLGLGNFHRAHQAVYTAAALAEEPGDWGILAAASTSRTVVSALRAQDLRYHVVELSPGRAEISSPAVHTGVLVAAEETETLVAAIAAADTRIVTLTVTEHGYSYSPETLGLDLDSAAVRHDLRDVPPRTPIGQLTRGLQRRARTHGHGVTIVSCDNLAGNGRHTRQLVREFAAALPDPELVDWIDRHVRFPNTMVDRIVPATTDETRRIVAERLGVEDAVPVPAEPFTMWVLEDDFARGRPRWEAGGAIFTGDVGAYELLKLRLLNGTHSLIAYLGLLSGAHYISDAVARPFVERAARRVIAEDYLPTFTPPEAIDVDDYVEQLFGRFSNSALAHRTSQVGSDGSLKLPQRITEPVLWHHKQGRVAGHLALTVAAYLRCVELGTEIRDPALERLRPLVARARSARELVGALFDEGQVFAPELADCGDFLDRTGRLLDILREHGPAQAAAEV; encoded by the coding sequence ATGACCGGAATCGTCCACCTGGGACTGGGCAACTTCCACCGCGCGCACCAGGCGGTCTACACCGCGGCCGCGCTCGCCGAGGAGCCCGGCGACTGGGGCATCCTGGCCGCCGCGAGCACGTCGCGGACCGTCGTCTCCGCGCTGCGCGCCCAGGATCTGCGCTACCACGTCGTGGAGCTTTCGCCCGGCAGGGCGGAGATCTCGTCCCCCGCGGTGCACACCGGGGTGCTGGTCGCGGCCGAGGAGACCGAGACGCTGGTGGCGGCGATCGCGGCCGCGGACACCCGGATCGTCACCCTCACCGTGACCGAGCACGGGTACTCGTACTCGCCGGAGACCCTGGGGCTCGACCTGGACTCGGCTGCCGTCCGGCACGACCTGCGGGACGTCCCGCCACGCACGCCGATCGGGCAGCTCACCCGTGGCCTGCAACGGCGGGCCCGCACGCACGGTCATGGCGTCACGATCGTCAGCTGCGACAACCTCGCCGGAAACGGGCGGCACACCCGCCAGCTCGTGCGGGAGTTCGCCGCGGCACTGCCCGATCCCGAGCTGGTGGACTGGATCGACCGGCACGTGCGGTTCCCGAACACGATGGTCGACCGGATCGTGCCCGCCACCACCGACGAGACGCGGCGGATCGTCGCCGAGCGGCTGGGCGTCGAGGACGCGGTGCCGGTCCCGGCCGAGCCGTTCACCATGTGGGTGCTGGAGGACGACTTCGCGCGGGGCCGCCCGCGCTGGGAGGCCGGCGGCGCGATCTTCACCGGCGACGTGGGCGCGTACGAGCTGCTGAAGCTGCGGCTGCTCAACGGAACCCACTCGCTGATCGCCTACCTGGGCCTGCTCTCGGGCGCGCACTACATCTCGGACGCGGTGGCGCGGCCCTTCGTCGAGCGCGCCGCGCGAAGGGTGATCGCCGAGGACTACTTGCCCACGTTCACCCCGCCGGAGGCGATCGACGTGGACGACTACGTCGAGCAGCTGTTCGGCCGGTTCTCGAACTCGGCGCTCGCGCACCGCACCAGCCAGGTCGGCTCGGACGGTTCGCTCAAACTGCCGCAGCGGATCACCGAACCGGTGCTGTGGCACCACAAACAGGGCCGGGTCGCCGGGCACCTCGCGCTCACCGTGGCGGCCTACCTCCGCTGCGTCGAACTCGGCACGGAGATCCGCGACCCGGCGCTGGAGCGCCTGCGTCCCCTCGTGGCGCGGGCGCGGTCGGCGCGGGAGCTGGTCGGCGCGCTCTTCGACGAGGGCCAGGTCTTCGCGCCCGAGCTCGCCGACTGCGGGGACTTCCTGGACCGCACCGGCCGGCTTCTCGACATCCTGCGCGAGCACGGCCCGGCGCAGGCCGCGGCCGAGGTGTGA
- a CDS encoding pseudouridine synthase yields the protein MTSDEAPEGVRLQKVLAKAGIASRRAAEELIAQGRVSVDGRTVREQGHRVDPDSAVIHVDGTRVILREDLVYLALNKPKGVHSTMTDDQGRPCVGDYVRNRAERLFHVGRLDAETEGLLLFTNDGDLAHRLMHPSYHVPKTYLAEVDGLVPRGLGKQLKAGIELEDGPVKVDAFRVKDMQAGRTLVEIVLHEGRKHIVRRLLAEVGFPVRKLVRTAVGDVQLGNPKPGTMRRLTREEVGGLYRAVGL from the coding sequence ATGACATCTGATGAAGCACCCGAGGGTGTCCGCCTGCAGAAGGTGCTCGCCAAGGCGGGCATCGCGTCGCGGCGCGCGGCCGAGGAGCTGATCGCGCAGGGCCGCGTCAGCGTGGACGGCCGCACCGTGCGCGAGCAGGGCCACCGGGTCGACCCGGACAGCGCCGTCATCCACGTCGACGGCACCCGCGTGATCCTCCGCGAGGACCTGGTCTACCTGGCGCTGAACAAGCCCAAGGGCGTGCACAGCACGATGACCGACGACCAGGGTCGTCCCTGCGTCGGGGACTACGTGCGCAACCGCGCGGAGCGGCTGTTCCACGTCGGGCGCCTCGACGCGGAGACCGAGGGCCTGTTGTTGTTCACCAACGACGGCGACCTCGCGCACCGGTTGATGCACCCGTCCTACCACGTGCCCAAGACCTACCTCGCCGAGGTGGACGGGCTCGTGCCGCGCGGGCTCGGCAAGCAGCTCAAGGCCGGCATCGAGCTCGAGGACGGCCCGGTCAAGGTCGACGCGTTCCGGGTCAAGGACATGCAGGCGGGCCGGACGCTGGTCGAGATCGTGCTGCACGAAGGACGCAAGCACATCGTGCGCAGGCTGCTGGCCGAGGTCGGCTTCCCGGTGCGCAAGCTCGTCCGCACCGCGGTCGGCGACGTGCAGCTGGGCAACCCCAAGCCGGGCACCATGCGCAGGCTCACCCGCGAAGAGGTCGGCGGCCTTTACCGCGCCGTGGGTCTGTGA
- the scpB gene encoding SMC-Scp complex subunit ScpB has product MNPEEERPVVDLDTLGAAEPVDVEPEPVAEPEPESDAVGEVEAVAEPEAVAEAVAEVPADSEPAPDSAPGAEAQGDQGDDEDDPGLVAMDRSLPDLTEDAALESALEALLLVVDSPASEESLAEAVDQPAARVTGALRTMAERFTERASGIDLRRVGEGWRFFTRDTYAPFVEKLLLDGQRSKLTRAALETLAVIAYRQPVTRSRVAAVRGVNVDGVIRTLLARGLIEEAGTDPETGGTLYVTTELFLERLGLPSLNDLPPIAPLLPEVDAIDDI; this is encoded by the coding sequence GTGAACCCCGAGGAGGAACGACCGGTCGTCGACCTGGACACGCTCGGCGCGGCGGAGCCGGTCGACGTCGAGCCCGAGCCGGTGGCCGAGCCGGAGCCGGAGTCGGACGCGGTTGGCGAGGTCGAGGCGGTGGCCGAGCCGGAGGCGGTGGCGGAGGCGGTGGCCGAGGTCCCGGCGGACAGCGAGCCGGCGCCCGACAGCGCGCCCGGGGCCGAAGCCCAGGGCGACCAGGGCGACGACGAGGACGACCCCGGGCTGGTGGCCATGGACCGGTCGCTGCCGGACCTCACCGAGGACGCCGCGCTGGAGTCGGCGCTCGAGGCGTTGCTGCTGGTCGTCGACTCACCGGCCAGTGAGGAGTCGCTCGCGGAGGCCGTCGACCAGCCGGCCGCACGCGTGACCGGCGCGCTGCGCACGATGGCCGAGCGGTTCACCGAGCGCGCCAGCGGCATCGACCTGCGCCGGGTCGGCGAGGGCTGGCGGTTCTTCACCCGCGACACCTACGCCCCGTTCGTCGAGAAGCTGCTGCTCGACGGCCAGCGGTCCAAGCTCACCCGCGCGGCACTCGAAACCCTGGCGGTGATCGCCTACCGCCAGCCCGTCACCCGGTCCCGCGTCGCGGCCGTGCGCGGCGTGAACGTGGACGGCGTCATCCGGACGCTGCTGGCCCGCGGCCTCATCGAGGAGGCGGGCACCGATCCGGAGACCGGTGGCACCCTGTATGTCACCACGGAGTTGTTCCTAGAGCGGCTCGGGCTCCCGTCGTTGAACGACCTGCCCCCGATCGCCCCGTTGCTACCCGAAGTGGACGCGATCGATGACATCTGA